The following proteins come from a genomic window of Leptospira neocaledonica:
- the ccoO gene encoding cytochrome-c oxidase, cbb3-type subunit II: protein MNWFDKLLDWFSGFTDQWEKHGVKFTLYTTIAILIGGLFELVPPFFLTKTAEPIQNVKPYNALELAGRDVYQKEGCNNCHTQMIRPFKWEVDRFDPQHSYGKDGYSKAGEYVYDHPFLWGSKRTGPDLAHESQIQSSAEWHKTHLINPRDTAKGSIMPAYPWLFEESSIIDASKIADHMRGLQKIGVPYTEEDISSAPTLLAGKTAGDALIAYLLKLGRDTAELSKSLQ from the coding sequence ATGAATTGGTTCGACAAATTATTGGATTGGTTCTCCGGTTTTACGGACCAGTGGGAAAAACATGGAGTAAAATTCACTTTATACACTACGATCGCTATCTTGATCGGAGGATTATTTGAGCTGGTCCCGCCGTTTTTTCTTACAAAAACCGCTGAACCTATCCAGAACGTAAAGCCGTATAACGCGTTAGAACTAGCAGGAAGAGATGTTTATCAGAAAGAAGGATGTAATAACTGCCACACTCAGATGATTCGACCTTTCAAATGGGAAGTGGATCGTTTCGACCCTCAGCATTCTTACGGAAAAGACGGATATTCCAAAGCGGGAGAATATGTTTACGATCACCCATTCTTATGGGGATCCAAAAGAACAGGACCTGATCTGGCTCACGAATCTCAGATCCAATCTTCTGCAGAATGGCATAAGACACATTTGATCAATCCTAGAGATACAGCCAAAGGTTCTATCATGCCTGCTTATCCTTGGTTATTCGAAGAGTCTTCTATCATTGATGCTTCAAAGATCGCTGATCATATGAGAGGCCTCCAAAAGATCGGAGTTCCCTACACGGAAGAAGATATCAGCTCCGCTCCTACTCTATTGGCAGGAAAAACCGCCGGCGATGCTCTCATCGCCTACCTGCTGAAATTAGGAAGAGATACCGCCGAATTGTCCAAAAGTTTACAGTGA
- a CDS encoding cbb3-type cytochrome c oxidase subunit 3, protein MDLDTLQIYKSLRLPILVLSIFTIILYVYRSSRKERMEKPKFRMLEED, encoded by the coding sequence ATGGATCTAGATACATTACAAATTTATAAATCTTTAAGACTTCCGATTCTGGTCCTTTCCATATTTACGATTATCTTATACGTATATCGAAGCTCAAGAAAGGAAAGAATGGAAAAACCTAAATTTAGAATGCTGGAGGAGGATTAA
- a CDS encoding cbb3-type cytochrome c oxidase N-terminal domain-containing protein, with the protein MSDPNKEFDGIRQADNPLPEWWKWVFLGCIIFSGIYAVYFHGFSNWGTSEYYAAQIQEYEKEFPNRNVAVESTDGSNPFRGNQDAISIGQKTFQTYCVACHGPTGEGLVGPNLMDKEWLHGNTDLELYATVMKGISVERTKSGRGPMPAHENSLGSEKVYQVLAWLASRNPELKSSK; encoded by the coding sequence ATGAGCGACCCAAACAAGGAATTCGACGGGATCAGACAGGCAGATAATCCTCTTCCGGAATGGTGGAAATGGGTTTTCTTAGGATGTATCATTTTTTCCGGGATTTACGCAGTATATTTCCACGGATTTTCCAACTGGGGAACAAGCGAGTATTACGCGGCCCAGATCCAAGAATACGAAAAAGAATTTCCGAATCGTAACGTTGCAGTTGAGTCCACTGATGGCTCTAATCCTTTCAGAGGAAATCAAGACGCTATCAGTATCGGACAGAAAACATTCCAAACCTATTGTGTCGCCTGCCATGGCCCAACGGGAGAAGGTTTAGTAGGCCCAAACCTTATGGATAAAGAGTGGTTACATGGAAATACAGATTTAGAACTTTATGCAACCGTAATGAAAGGAATTTCCGTAGAAAGGACAAAGTCAGGCAGGGGACCAATGCCTGCGCATGAGAATTCATTAGGTTCCGAAAAAGTTTACCAGGTGCTTGCTTGGTTAGCCTCCAGGAATCCGGAGCTAAAATCTTCCAAATAA
- the ccoG gene encoding cytochrome c oxidase accessory protein CcoG translates to MIISRPMQGKIRTARNYVQVFLVLLFFITPWIRWDGFQIIRLDIPDRKFFLFGHIFIPQEGYFLHLFLIAAGLCLFFFTTLIGRVWCGWACPQTIYSDIFDWIGRRIQNSKYGKQDANRALVILTHIAWILVGFAASFAWISYFSDPYQMITYFKNPNLDFPTWFLFLGFFTFAMYADIAFIREQFCKYGCPYARFQTVMMDNHSVNITYDYTRGEPRRKGKTKVGDCTACNMCLVVCPTGIDIRDGANPWCIACGKCSDACTKQMGKENKKTLIGYWSENQISQKGSSIRWIRPRTIIYALSLILTISSIGILLSNRVPLYLSVLPDRNIQPMLIQDGIVRNFYEVQMQNLTSKDRILKFEIENSDLQGERKILVGGTEQAIVELKGDSEERYRLFIELKITEQDSKKRSHDIKLKVIDIQDLEYSKSETVPFLLPVSISGWKLPNDERIVHGR, encoded by the coding sequence ATGATCATTTCAAGGCCAATGCAAGGAAAGATAAGGACCGCCAGAAATTACGTCCAGGTATTCTTGGTTCTTCTCTTTTTTATAACTCCTTGGATTCGCTGGGACGGATTTCAAATTATCCGATTGGATATACCGGATAGAAAGTTTTTTCTATTCGGTCATATTTTTATTCCTCAGGAGGGATACTTTCTTCATTTATTCCTGATCGCAGCAGGACTTTGCCTCTTCTTCTTTACTACTCTAATCGGTAGAGTCTGGTGCGGATGGGCCTGTCCTCAAACAATCTACTCTGATATTTTTGATTGGATAGGAAGAAGGATCCAAAATTCTAAATATGGAAAACAAGACGCAAACCGTGCATTGGTAATTTTAACTCATATAGCTTGGATCTTAGTCGGCTTTGCTGCATCTTTCGCTTGGATCTCTTATTTTTCAGATCCATACCAAATGATCACATATTTCAAAAATCCTAATTTAGATTTCCCTACTTGGTTTTTATTCTTAGGATTTTTTACATTCGCGATGTATGCAGATATAGCATTCATACGGGAACAATTCTGTAAATACGGTTGTCCGTATGCACGTTTCCAAACAGTGATGATGGACAATCATTCCGTTAATATCACTTACGATTACACAAGAGGAGAGCCTAGAAGAAAGGGGAAAACAAAGGTCGGGGACTGCACAGCTTGTAATATGTGCCTTGTAGTATGTCCCACAGGAATAGATATTAGAGACGGAGCAAATCCTTGGTGTATTGCCTGCGGAAAATGTTCAGATGCATGCACAAAACAAATGGGCAAGGAAAATAAGAAAACACTGATCGGATATTGGTCAGAAAACCAGATCTCCCAAAAAGGATCTTCTATCCGTTGGATCCGTCCAAGAACCATTATATATGCACTTTCCTTAATACTTACAATTTCTTCTATTGGAATTTTATTATCAAACAGAGTTCCACTCTATCTCTCCGTTCTTCCGGACAGAAATATACAACCGATGTTAATCCAAGATGGGATCGTTCGTAACTTTTACGAAGTACAAATGCAGAACCTGACCTCTAAAGATAGAATTCTAAAATTTGAAATAGAAAATTCTGATCTCCAAGGAGAAAGAAAGATACTCGTTGGCGGAACGGAACAAGCCATAGTAGAGCTAAAGGGTGATTCCGAAGAAAGATACAGGCTATTCATAGAACTTAAAATAACGGAGCAGGATTCTAAAAAAAGAAGCCACGATATCAAGCTAAAAGTAATCGATATTCAAGATTTAGAATATTCTAAATCTGAAACAGTTCCGTTCCTACTTCCGGTATCTATATCCGGATGGAAATTACCAAATGATGAGAGGATAGTCCATGGACGTTAG
- a CDS encoding FixH family protein encodes MDVSLKRAFWVIKIAFLAIFVATFYTVKLALAGHTPAIDSNYYEKGLKYEQSILSQRKMIEAGYGFQADWIQNPNSMRSGKQELQLEFKHYGQKIKGAQIQVQLDKTATEKFNETITLKEGTSGKYQGTLFVPFPGEWRISISAKIPEGTLEKTVTVKVTP; translated from the coding sequence ATGGACGTTAGTTTAAAAAGAGCATTTTGGGTGATCAAGATCGCATTTCTGGCAATATTTGTAGCTACATTTTACACGGTAAAACTTGCATTAGCTGGCCATACACCCGCTATCGACTCCAATTATTACGAAAAAGGGCTCAAATATGAACAGTCGATTCTTTCCCAAAGAAAAATGATAGAAGCTGGCTACGGATTCCAGGCGGATTGGATCCAAAATCCTAATTCAATGCGATCAGGAAAGCAAGAGCTACAGTTGGAATTCAAACATTACGGGCAAAAGATCAAAGGTGCTCAGATCCAAGTCCAATTGGATAAAACCGCGACTGAAAAATTTAATGAGACAATCACCTTAAAAGAAGGAACTTCGGGAAAATACCAAGGAACACTCTTTGTTCCCTTCCCAGGAGAATGGAGAATTTCAATCTCCGCCAAAATTCCAGAGGGAACCTTGGAAAAAACCGTAACCGTTAAGGTGACCCCTTGA
- a CDS encoding heavy metal translocating P-type ATPase, whose translation MKVLENKTLCFHCNTEIEGVSIHRKEQGLEREYCCNGCAEISHLLLENGLDQFYQIRGTQSLEPIDTYAPQFSPEELDNESVYSEYLDKKNGSDSNVYITVTNLHCSACVWLIETVLTKTEGIREARINFGTGRLKIGFDLSKITLGKIIKTIESLGYKAKLYSPLKAESKVEKPFQELSTRMIVAGFCWGNIMLFSASLYAGYFEGMELNIKNLFHYISWIFATPVYFYSGYPFWKGAYESWKRKLLGMDTLLFAGVSLAYFYSIYVNISGKGEVYFDSVCTIYFFILLGKYFEAMIRYKAGTKIGELLSLLPEEYEVSKKGNWSKQSSSSIEKGDIIKLSLGSKAPVDGVLESETAFFDESVLTGESKPIRKTIGAEIKAGSVSLSTDIKFKAKGNTNESSLAQIGRILEDSLLTKPKIQRSTDKLAAVFIKVVLFVAIGTFIYWFKFHSTEDAILNTISVLIVACPCALGLSVPAALVISHLLQSKEGVLVKNPESVEILAKANRIFFDKTGTLTTGKMELSAEKYFVIDENLSKFREIAIRLESNSTHPIAKSIIETFASDAPKFSENISNDKFRGGPASISSGGWSSYKEIPGEGMEAIFRGKTYRIGKKNFAWENRPENDGWVHLSENGIPLVAWEFKDKARVEAKEAIKELKLFFSNMEILSGDISSKVETLSKELEIRNYKANLTPIQKKERILEAQSSGEVVLMVGDGINDSACIAQADLGISMGMGSDLSLDKSDIILVKNRLDSLPKSVLIAQKTRRVILQNICLSLIYNSIMIPLAAGGFMLPVICAGFMTLSSLTVVLNSISLKHRVFT comes from the coding sequence TTGAAAGTATTAGAAAACAAAACATTATGTTTTCATTGTAATACCGAGATAGAAGGGGTATCCATACACAGAAAGGAACAAGGATTAGAGAGAGAATATTGTTGCAATGGATGTGCGGAAATCTCTCATCTATTGTTAGAAAACGGACTGGATCAATTCTACCAGATTAGAGGAACCCAATCCCTAGAACCGATCGATACGTATGCTCCACAATTTTCTCCTGAAGAATTGGACAATGAATCCGTATATTCTGAATATTTAGATAAGAAGAATGGTTCGGACTCAAATGTATACATCACCGTTACAAATCTACATTGTTCTGCCTGTGTATGGTTGATAGAAACTGTTCTCACTAAAACAGAAGGGATCCGAGAAGCAAGGATCAATTTTGGAACAGGAAGACTTAAAATAGGATTCGATCTTTCTAAGATTACCCTCGGGAAAATTATCAAAACAATCGAAAGTTTGGGATACAAGGCCAAACTGTATTCTCCACTTAAAGCGGAATCCAAGGTGGAAAAACCATTTCAAGAACTAAGCACTCGAATGATAGTCGCGGGTTTCTGTTGGGGAAATATCATGTTATTCTCTGCCAGTCTCTATGCAGGTTATTTCGAAGGAATGGAATTAAATATTAAAAATTTATTCCATTATATTTCCTGGATATTTGCTACCCCAGTTTATTTTTACTCAGGCTATCCTTTCTGGAAAGGAGCCTACGAATCCTGGAAAAGAAAACTTCTTGGAATGGATACATTATTATTCGCAGGGGTAAGTCTCGCTTACTTCTACAGTATCTATGTAAACATTTCCGGAAAAGGAGAGGTTTATTTCGACTCTGTTTGCACCATATACTTCTTCATATTACTTGGAAAATATTTTGAAGCAATGATCCGCTACAAAGCAGGAACAAAAATCGGAGAATTACTCTCTCTTCTGCCAGAGGAATACGAAGTTTCTAAAAAAGGAAATTGGTCCAAACAGTCCTCCTCTTCGATTGAAAAAGGAGATATAATTAAATTATCCTTGGGAAGTAAGGCCCCAGTAGACGGGGTCTTAGAATCGGAGACCGCATTTTTTGATGAATCCGTTTTGACCGGAGAAAGTAAACCGATCCGAAAAACCATAGGAGCGGAGATCAAAGCAGGTTCAGTTTCACTTTCCACGGATATAAAATTCAAAGCAAAAGGAAATACAAATGAAAGTTCACTCGCTCAGATCGGCAGAATATTAGAAGATTCTTTATTAACAAAGCCGAAAATCCAAAGAAGTACGGATAAACTTGCCGCTGTTTTCATAAAAGTTGTATTATTTGTTGCAATCGGAACATTTATCTATTGGTTTAAGTTTCATTCTACAGAAGACGCGATCTTGAATACGATCAGCGTTTTGATTGTAGCCTGCCCTTGTGCATTGGGCTTAAGCGTTCCTGCCGCACTAGTGATCAGCCATTTACTCCAATCAAAAGAAGGTGTACTAGTTAAAAATCCGGAGTCTGTGGAAATTTTAGCAAAAGCAAACCGTATCTTCTTTGACAAAACTGGAACCTTGACCACAGGCAAAATGGAATTGAGTGCAGAAAAATATTTTGTGATAGATGAAAACCTATCCAAATTCAGAGAGATCGCAATTCGATTAGAATCCAATTCTACTCATCCAATCGCAAAATCAATTATCGAAACTTTTGCATCGGATGCTCCAAAGTTTTCAGAAAATATTAGCAACGATAAGTTCAGAGGAGGTCCCGCGAGTATCTCCTCAGGCGGTTGGAGCTCCTACAAAGAAATACCGGGAGAAGGAATGGAGGCAATATTCCGAGGTAAAACTTACAGAATCGGAAAAAAAAATTTTGCCTGGGAAAATCGGCCGGAAAACGACGGGTGGGTTCATCTTTCCGAGAATGGTATCCCCTTAGTCGCTTGGGAATTTAAGGATAAGGCCAGAGTAGAGGCAAAAGAGGCCATCAAAGAATTAAAATTATTTTTCTCTAATATGGAAATTCTTTCCGGGGATATTTCTTCCAAGGTAGAGACACTTTCCAAAGAGCTCGAGATTCGAAATTATAAGGCAAATCTAACTCCTATCCAAAAAAAAGAAAGGATCTTAGAAGCACAATCTTCCGGAGAAGTGGTCCTTATGGTGGGAGACGGGATTAACGATTCTGCATGTATCGCACAGGCGGATCTGGGAATTTCCATGGGAATGGGCTCCGATCTTTCTTTAGATAAATCGGATATTATATTGGTAAAAAACAGATTAGATTCCCTTCCTAAATCCGTATTGATTGCCCAAAAAACAAGAAGGGTCATACTTCAAAATATTTGTCTTTCTTTAATTTATAATTCTATAATGATCCCGTTAGCGGCAGGAGGATTCATGCTCCCCGTAATCTGTGCGGGTTTTATGACATTAAGCTCGCTGACAGTGGTCCTAAATTCAATTTCTTTAAAACATAGGGTATTTACATGA
- the ccoS gene encoding cbb3-type cytochrome oxidase assembly protein CcoS: MNALYLTIPIALVISFGAFYVFLINLKSGQYEDIEGPKYRMLFEEDKQEKPN, from the coding sequence ATGAACGCTTTGTATCTAACTATACCAATCGCACTCGTGATCTCCTTCGGGGCATTTTATGTATTTTTAATCAATCTTAAGTCGGGGCAATACGAAGATATCGAAGGCCCCAAGTATAGAATGTTATTTGAAGAAGACAAACAGGAAAAACCAAATTAG